In the Populus trichocarpa isolate Nisqually-1 chromosome 1, P.trichocarpa_v4.1, whole genome shotgun sequence genome, AAGAGAGACTCGTCAAGAACGTTGAAAGGGAAAGATAGAATGGCATGTATTCAACACTCTGGGTTTTGATCACCAAATTCTGGCGGCACAAACACGTACAAAAACCATGAGACAGAGTGCCGGGATTGAATCTGAATTGAGATTTACATGAGGGCTTCCTATGGACTTACAATTATAAAAAGGGGTGAAGCAAACATTGAAATGAGAGAAAAGACACTTAAATATCCAACAACCATCTGACGCAAATGAGTTTCCAAGAATCTCAGGCTCACAAATACTACCATGCCAAAGAACGCAAATACTGCAATGAGTAATGCTGACATCCTCAGCTGCAAGAATATTAGAAGAACATGAAGATGATCAAgctcaaataaacaaaaaaaaagagcaataacTTTTGCGGAAATGACGAATTCAAGAAAAAGTTGGGAACAACTGTTACCTTCTTGGATTTATCAGCataaatgatgaagatgattGCGTAGATTAACTGGAAAGCAGCCCCGATTGAATTTACAGTTGCAACCAATATAACTCCAGGCGTTACAAAAGGCATGCCATACCAGAGGCAGATCAAGCAATTCAATAGAGCGTATATGCAAGGCAATTCTGAGAACTGCTCAGTTGATTGGTTTCTGATAATTCTCCTACATGTTGGTCTGAAAGAGACAAGGTTTTTGTAAGTAAAAACTCTCCATTCCAATTCTTAACTCAGAGACGAGGGATTataactagctagctagcttcttACATTGGCGACACAAATAACACAAAAGCAAAGAGGTTCCCTGAAATTAAGAAGCAGCTATTAGAATACTTGTAAATATCCTTTGATGAGTAAATGAGGCAACAGACAATTGATCATACAGTGAATTCAGAAATATTTCAGTGCATATTCAGAGGCCAAACAATTTAAGAGACCCTCCACATGAGGTAGTTATTGTTCATGACAGTATTATATGTTTCCATCACCAATCTTGTATTTTCAGTCATTTTCTGAGTTCATCatggaaataaagaaaatattttaggcCATCCCTCCGCTATCTGGAACCACTGTAGAGCAAAAAGCCTCAACAGATAATATCTCACAGTTCTCCTACAAAGACAAGTTTattctctaatttttaattatatggttCTACACCATCTTTGGGCAACATCTCAAAGACCATAAATGGCCACCAAGGGGAAGGAAATCACAAAAGGTTTTGGAAAGTCGACGAATCCATGTGCTTGACAAAGAACACATGAAAAGAATCATTCCGTtggttaatttctatttaagaCAAACAAAGCTACAACTTGAACCGCTTATCATTAAAGTAGCACCATTATGAAACAACAGAAAAGGAAATAGATATGTTACCAGCAAGTCCAGCTGCATCACTGCAACCTGAAGACAACACAGTTGAGAGCATCTGTCAATCTCTTCAAACCTCAAACTGATATAaaactctctccctctccctctccctctccctctccctctctacCTCTCTGTACCTTTGTAGCACAAGGAGACTTGTATTTATGTTGTCTTAATTCACTGTGTTAGAATATTCTAAATCGCTCAGGAGCAGATTCATATCAAACTGCTGATGCTTTTGTTCAAATACAAGACAAAAAATTGCAGAATCTTCTCTGCTAGACATGGACTTTTATTGTTCTTAGAAAGAGAACCTCATGTACATTAAGTAGAAAAATATCATCTGGTGGTCCATATAGACTGCAAGTGGGACTTATCACCtggaaaagataataaaattaagaggaCATGCACATTTTGGATATATTTTTGTGAGTATTTGAGATGGAATTAcacgttttatatatattaattacatcaCAGTAACACTGTTGTGTAATATTCACACTCTCACAACATATTATGGATGTCACTGTTAATcctacagtttttttttctttttaaattttggtcatttatttttttttcaatcagatTCTTCCAAGTTATATTATCATATGATTTTATCAATCAAAGTTTTTTCTTACTTTACATGCTTTAACATACGCAAAGATCCAAAAATGTTTTGgcgattttgaaaaatataacttctttattgtaattaaaaaccaaattaaaataacaaagaccaaaataaataaataaaaaataaaacaactcaatgttTAAAAGGTGtgtaaaattacttttttgtcCCTGAAGTCTTAGTTTGCGCAATATTTGATCCTTGAAATTCATGGACTTAAGTTCCTgtcatattctttatttttttcacttttcaatccctaaattttaaaaaagaggaaGTAAAGTTGTCGAAAAAAGTTATCAGAGAGAAAGAGGTCGGTTATAATTTTGATCATGAAAAGGACTAATCTTGGTTTTAATAGGTTTGTTTGGGAGAGAGTACTTTCATGAAGGTGGCTTAGATTTTTTATCTCGCTAACAAAAGTAGATTGAAGCtcgagaagattttttttattcagtttaatTTTGGCATTTTTGACTGATTGGAGGgagtttttggattaaaatggGTTTGATAGGGTCCCTAGCatgttttttagatgatttcaggtcaaaataagtttaaattttgGCCATCAAAGGTGATCAAAATTGTCatctacgtttttttttttaaaaaaaaaaactaggtacACATTGGCTTGAAAGGTCGTCCacctatttttgttttaaaaaaaaagtttaaacatTGCCTTCTAAGTCAGTGCATGCCTgagctttttattttgatttaagtgCAACCAGTTGATGTGGGACaataaactaaagaaaaataaaaccaaagaaagaaaaaaaaagaaagaagccaaGAATTAAAAGCAGGAAAGAAAAATCtacgaaaaaaagagagttcaGATGaggaaaaatatgttattttatcaaatcatgaaaactatatcacaaaatgaaaagaaacataTAAATAGTATAACCTTAAAATATCTAACTATTGGGCTAgctcatcaattaaaattttctaaaataaataacccaaatacttaaaacaaaaataatgaaataggTCTAAGCCCAATCTCTCAACCAAAAAGTGATGGGCTGGGTCATCCTTCATCACCTTTACCCATATACTCGTGTAATTTACAGTTTGGGTTTGGTGTCCCAACCAACTCTCCTGGGGTTGGAGAAACTCAGCTCTGACAAGTGTAGCTCTAAATAGCTTTAATAGTACTCTTAAATATCTGAATCAATCTGTTGCAATGTATCTCTAATGATCCAAGTGCAATCTGAATTAGATCGGCCCACCTAATAAACTAGAAACCATTAAACTTCACCTTCCCTGATAAAAACAACTTGTTTATCCAGAATAGCATCAATATTATCCGTTTGTAATAATATTATGGTGAAAAGGGTAGAGGTTTTAATAGAATCATCAGAAGTAAGATTAAGTGGCATCTCAAATAGATCATTTGGAATAGAAAGTGATTTCTTATATGCAATTAGACTTTCAATGTTAAATGTAGAGctaatttcaaaatcaagtgGTAAATCAAGAACATAAGCATTTGGATCAACCCGTTATCGCACTTTGAATGACCCAACACTACGTGCctacaattttttattagttcccAAAGGATACCATTCAAGTCTAATACCTATCATACTATAGTCTCTAACATTAAATTCATTATGTCATTTATATAAATCAGCTTGAAGTTTATATTGCACATTACTTGAATGAATCTGCTTAGTGATCTCAACATGCAAATGACTCAGCTGACTCAGGCACCCTAGGATAAGGAGACATAGGAAGAAGGTCTAAAGGCTTTCTAGGCTTGTAACCATGTACAACTTCAAAGAAACTCATGCCTATTGACCTATTGATAGAGCTATTGTAG is a window encoding:
- the LOC7470802 gene encoding bidirectional sugar transporter SWEET2a isoform X1, translating into MLSTVLSSGCSDAAGLAGNLFAFVLFVSPIPTCRRIIRNQSTEQFSELPCIYALLNCLICLWYGMPFVTPGVILVATVNSIGAAFQLIYAIIFIIYADKSKKLRMSALLIAVFAFFGMVVFVSLRFLETHLRQMVVGYLSVFSLISMFASPLFIINLVIKTQSVEYMPFYLSLSTFLTSLSFSTYGVLKFDPFLYVSMFLQVPNGIGTILGIVQLALYYYYSSKYGEGCSREPLLASYA
- the LOC7470802 gene encoding bidirectional sugar transporter SWEET2a isoform X2, yielding MLSTVLSSGCSDAAGLAGNLFAFVLFVSPIPTCRRIIRNQSTEQFSELPCIYALLNCLICLWYGMPFVTPGVILVATVNSIGAAFQLIYAIIFIIYADKSKKLRMSALLIAVFAFFGMVVFVSLRFLETHLRQMVVGYLSVFSLISMFASPLFIINLVIKTQSVEYMPFYLSLSTFLTSLSFSTYGVLKFDPFLYVPNGIGTILGIVQLALYYYYSSKYGEGCSREPLLASYA